A window of Candidatus Deferrimicrobiaceae bacterium contains these coding sequences:
- a CDS encoding HepT-like ribonuclease domain-containing protein, which translates to MIDRELVTRKVLLIGRDLEELRKLVSGGLGEYLADPYKEVLAERFLERTITRMIDVNYHLITGSDRPPPRDDYESFTELGKMGIFETVFASKIASSAGLRNRIVHEYDDIDPAKVFEAIQAALSDLPVYLKAVLSFAG; encoded by the coding sequence ATGATCGACCGGGAGCTCGTCACGCGCAAGGTCCTCCTCATCGGAAGGGACCTCGAGGAGCTCCGGAAGCTCGTCTCCGGCGGACTGGGGGAATACCTGGCCGACCCCTACAAGGAGGTCCTGGCCGAGCGGTTCCTCGAGCGGACGATCACGCGGATGATCGATGTCAACTACCACCTGATCACGGGATCCGACCGTCCTCCTCCCCGAGACGATTACGAAAGCTTCACCGAGCTCGGGAAGATGGGCATCTTCGAGACCGTCTTCGCCTCCAAGATCGCCTCGTCGGCGGGCCTGCGCAACCGCATCGTCCACGAGTACGACGACATCGATCCCGCCAAGGTTTTCGAGGCGATCCAGGCCGCCCTCTCCGACCTGCCGGTTTACCTCAAGGCAGTCCTGTCTTTCGCCGGCTGA